The following coding sequences are from one Devosia neptuniae window:
- a CDS encoding ABC transporter permease — translation MGVVSFVAKRIGLYLAVLFIGLTITFMLPRLMPINPVDGYIGQIQSRANGTLTAEAIAELRVNLEQLYGLKGDVFTQYVSYLKRIVLSFDFGPSFTYYPQPVSAMILNALPWTLGLLLTSTVIAWLLGNLVGLVAGYFHKQKAASLLEFVGILLYPIPYYILAVTMLLLLAYIFPVFPLSATFPVGQMTPEKFGMVIYNSLLPGITLVLAGFGWNILSMKALTVATTEEPYVTYARLKGTSNWTRMTRYVFRNALLPQVTALALSLGMVFNGALLTEMIFSYPGIGLVMRTAANGGDYNVLYGAITISIIAVATAGLVIDLLYPLLDPRIRHK, via the coding sequence ATGGGTGTCGTTAGCTTCGTGGCCAAACGCATCGGCCTTTACCTGGCCGTGCTGTTCATCGGCCTGACCATTACCTTCATGCTGCCGCGCCTGATGCCGATCAATCCGGTGGATGGCTATATCGGCCAGATTCAGAGCCGGGCCAATGGCACGCTGACGGCCGAGGCGATTGCCGAACTGCGAGTCAATCTCGAGCAGCTTTACGGGCTCAAGGGCGACGTGTTCACGCAATATGTGTCCTATCTGAAGCGCATCGTCCTCAGCTTCGATTTCGGCCCTTCCTTCACCTATTACCCGCAGCCCGTCTCGGCGATGATCCTCAATGCATTGCCCTGGACGCTGGGCCTGCTGCTGACCTCGACAGTCATCGCGTGGCTGCTCGGCAATCTGGTGGGGCTGGTCGCCGGCTACTTCCACAAGCAGAAGGCCGCCTCGCTCCTCGAATTCGTCGGCATCCTGCTCTACCCCATCCCCTATTACATCCTGGCCGTGACCATGCTGCTGTTGCTGGCCTATATCTTCCCGGTCTTTCCGCTGTCGGCGACCTTTCCGGTGGGGCAGATGACGCCGGAGAAATTTGGCATGGTCATCTACAATTCCCTGTTGCCCGGCATCACGCTGGTGCTGGCCGGATTCGGCTGGAATATCCTGTCGATGAAGGCACTGACGGTGGCGACGACTGAAGAGCCCTACGTCACCTATGCCCGGCTCAAGGGCACCTCGAACTGGACGCGGATGACACGCTATGTCTTCCGCAATGCACTGCTGCCGCAGGTGACCGCGTTGGCGCTGTCGCTGGGCATGGTGTTCAACGGCGCGCTGCTGACCGAGATGATCTTCTCCTATCCCGGCATCGGGCTGGTCATGCGCACCGCCGCCAATGGTGGCGACTACAATGTGCTCTACGGCGCCATCACCATCTCCATCATCGCCGTGGCGACCGCCGGGCTGGTCATCGACCTGCTCTATCCTCTCCTCGATCCGCGGATCCGTCACAAATGA